One Paraburkholderia aromaticivorans genomic region harbors:
- a CDS encoding efflux RND transporter periplasmic adaptor subunit — protein MRVERVPFRLISAATAAVLLAACGPKQSAPPQQTPEVGVVTVQPTAVPVVTELPGRTSAFLVAQVRARVDGIVLRREFTEGGQVKAGQRLYKIDPAPYIATLNNAKATLAKAQANLVSTTAQANRYKVLVAANAVSKQDYDNAVASEGQGAADVAAGKAAVDTAQINLGYTDVVSPVTGQVGISQVTPGAYVQASAATLMATVQTLDPVYVDLTQSSLDGLKLRRDMQEGRLKTTGPDAAKVSLILEDGRTYSEKGKLQFTDVTVDQGTGSVTVRAIFKNADKVLLPGMFVRARIEEGVNESALLVPQVGVTHDQKGQPTALVVGNDNKVVLRQLVTSGTYGSNWVVESGLNPGDRVVVQGTDKAKPGMQVKTVAAQLPATPASGAAAQGAPAASGAAQTAQPASAASGAQ, from the coding sequence ATGCGCGTCGAACGGGTTCCATTCCGCTTAATTAGTGCCGCGACGGCTGCCGTATTGCTGGCAGCGTGCGGACCAAAACAATCTGCCCCGCCGCAACAAACGCCGGAAGTTGGCGTCGTCACCGTTCAGCCGACGGCCGTGCCCGTCGTCACCGAATTGCCCGGCCGCACCAGTGCCTTCCTCGTCGCGCAAGTGCGCGCGCGGGTCGACGGCATCGTGTTGCGCCGCGAATTCACGGAAGGCGGCCAGGTCAAAGCGGGTCAACGTCTGTACAAGATCGATCCGGCGCCGTACATCGCCACGCTGAATAACGCCAAGGCGACGCTGGCGAAGGCGCAGGCCAACCTCGTCTCGACCACGGCGCAGGCCAATCGCTACAAGGTGCTGGTTGCCGCCAACGCGGTCAGCAAGCAGGACTACGACAACGCGGTGGCTTCGGAAGGCCAAGGCGCGGCTGACGTCGCCGCGGGCAAGGCGGCGGTCGACACGGCGCAGATCAACCTGGGTTACACGGATGTGGTTTCGCCGGTGACCGGCCAGGTCGGCATCTCGCAGGTCACGCCGGGCGCCTACGTGCAGGCAAGCGCCGCCACGTTGATGGCCACCGTGCAGACACTGGATCCGGTCTATGTGGACCTGACGCAATCGAGCCTCGACGGACTGAAGCTGCGCCGCGACATGCAGGAAGGGCGTCTGAAGACGACGGGTCCGGACGCCGCCAAGGTGTCGCTGATTCTCGAAGACGGCCGCACCTATTCGGAGAAGGGCAAGCTGCAGTTCACCGACGTGACGGTCGACCAGGGCACCGGTTCGGTCACCGTGCGCGCGATCTTCAAGAACGCGGACAAGGTGCTGCTGCCGGGCATGTTCGTGCGCGCGCGCATCGAAGAGGGCGTCAACGAGAGCGCGCTCCTCGTGCCGCAAGTCGGCGTCACGCACGACCAGAAGGGTCAGCCGACCGCGCTGGTCGTCGGTAACGACAACAAGGTCGTGTTGCGTCAGTTGGTCACTTCGGGCACGTACGGTTCGAACTGGGTGGTCGAAAGCGGCTTGAATCCGGGCGACCGTGTGGTCGTGCAGGGCACCGACAAGGCGAAACCCGGCATGCAGGTCAAGACCGTTGCCGCGCAACTTCCCGCCACACCCGCTTCCGGCGCAGCTGCTCAGGGCGCGCCGGCCGCCAGCGGTGCTGCGCAGACGGCACAACCTGCCTCCGCCGCATCGGGCGCGCAATAA
- a CDS encoding efflux transporter outer membrane subunit, translating into MQKHSLIAVAVALFAAGCTMAPKYERPAPPTTSTFPTGGVYDTQPGATQPGASQTDATQAGKQQPGATNAARSANDQAAVDIGWRDFFIDPRMQRLIEIALKNNRDLRVSVLNMQASAAQYRIVRAGLLPTLDAAASQSKQRTPKDLSVAGQTITNTYSVGLNASWEIDFFGRIQSLKDQALAQYLATTQARKAAEISLVSQVATQYMTVLELDDLLKVTQNTLKTSQESYRIAKLQFDNGTGSELDLRQSQTVVEQALANLQQQLRLRAQADNALVLLIGEPLPDDLPPGMTLDNQNLLTDIPAGLPSDLLTRRPDIMEAEENLLAANANIGAARAAFFPKVSLTGSFGTLSPSLGGLFKPGSAAWSFAPSITLPIFEGGENLANLDLANIQKKVQIATYEKAIQSAFRDVADALAARGTYDQQIQALERNTFAEQRRLDLSNLRYTNGVDSYLTVLTAQTDLYSSQQLLVTARMERLQNLVTLYQVLGGGWIEHNGEQPRPADAPVDYGAASAPVAASAATVG; encoded by the coding sequence ATGCAAAAACACTCTCTGATTGCAGTGGCGGTCGCGCTGTTCGCCGCAGGGTGCACGATGGCGCCGAAGTACGAGCGTCCGGCTCCGCCCACGACGAGCACCTTCCCGACCGGTGGCGTGTACGACACGCAGCCGGGCGCGACCCAGCCGGGCGCGAGCCAGACTGACGCGACCCAGGCGGGCAAGCAACAGCCCGGCGCGACGAATGCTGCGCGTAGCGCCAATGACCAGGCGGCGGTCGATATCGGCTGGCGCGATTTCTTCATCGATCCGCGCATGCAGCGGTTGATCGAGATCGCGCTGAAGAACAACCGCGATCTGCGCGTGTCGGTGCTGAACATGCAGGCGTCGGCGGCGCAGTACCGGATCGTTCGCGCTGGGCTGCTGCCGACGCTCGACGCCGCGGCTTCGCAAAGCAAGCAGCGTACGCCGAAGGATCTGTCGGTCGCGGGGCAGACGATTACCAACACGTATTCGGTCGGCCTGAACGCTTCGTGGGAAATCGACTTCTTCGGGCGGATTCAGAGCCTGAAGGATCAGGCGTTGGCGCAATACCTGGCTACGACTCAGGCGCGCAAGGCAGCGGAAATCTCGCTGGTCTCGCAGGTGGCGACCCAGTACATGACCGTGCTCGAACTCGACGATCTGTTGAAGGTCACGCAGAACACGCTGAAGACCTCGCAGGAATCGTATCGGATCGCCAAGCTGCAGTTCGACAACGGCACCGGTTCGGAACTGGATCTGCGTCAGTCGCAAACCGTGGTCGAGCAAGCTTTGGCTAACCTGCAGCAGCAGCTGCGTCTGCGCGCACAAGCGGATAACGCGCTCGTGCTGCTGATCGGCGAGCCGTTGCCGGACGATCTGCCGCCGGGCATGACGTTGGACAACCAGAATCTCCTCACGGATATTCCGGCGGGTCTGCCTTCCGATCTGCTGACGCGTCGTCCGGACATCATGGAGGCCGAAGAGAATCTGCTGGCCGCCAACGCGAACATCGGCGCGGCGCGCGCGGCGTTCTTCCCGAAGGTTTCGCTGACCGGCAGCTTCGGTACGCTGAGCCCGTCGCTCGGCGGTCTGTTCAAGCCGGGTTCGGCGGCGTGGAGCTTCGCGCCGTCGATCACGCTGCCGATCTTCGAGGGCGGCGAGAATCTCGCCAACCTCGATCTCGCCAACATCCAGAAGAAAGTCCAGATCGCCACGTATGAAAAAGCGATCCAGTCGGCCTTCCGCGATGTGGCAGACGCCTTGGCGGCGCGTGGCACGTACGATCAGCAGATCCAGGCGCTGGAGCGCAACACCTTCGCCGAACAGCGCCGGCTGGATCTGTCGAACCTGCGTTATACGAACGGTGTCGACAGCTATCTGACGGTGCTGACCGCGCAGACCGATCTGTATTCGTCGCAGCAGTTGCTGGTCACCGCGCGCATGGAACGTCTGCAGAACCTGGTGACGTTGTATCAGGTACTCGGCGGCGGCTGGATCGAACACAACGGCGAGCAGCCGCGTCCGGCCGATGCACCGGTTGACTATGGCGCGGCGAGCGCGCCGGTGGCGGCTTCGGCGGCCACGGTGGGTTAA
- a CDS encoding cysteine hydrolase family protein has product MTTPRRALIVIDVQNEYVTGDLPIEYPNVQSSLANIGRSMDAARAAGVPVVVVQNFAPASSPLFARGSSGAELHPVVGERARDHYVEKSLPSAFTGTDLADWLAARQIDTLTVTGYMTHNCDASTINHAVHLGLSVEFLHDATGSVPYENSAGFASAQDIHRVFSVVLQSRFAAVASTDEWISAVQSGAPLERDNIYASNQKARATRAAA; this is encoded by the coding sequence ATGACCACACCGCGCCGTGCGCTGATCGTCATCGACGTGCAGAACGAATACGTGACCGGCGATCTGCCGATCGAATACCCGAACGTGCAAAGCTCGCTCGCCAACATCGGCCGCTCGATGGATGCGGCGCGTGCCGCCGGCGTGCCGGTGGTGGTCGTGCAGAACTTCGCGCCGGCCAGTTCGCCGTTGTTCGCGCGTGGCAGCAGCGGGGCGGAGCTGCATCCGGTGGTGGGCGAGCGGGCTCGCGATCATTACGTGGAAAAGTCGCTGCCAAGCGCTTTCACCGGCACCGATCTCGCCGACTGGCTCGCCGCGCGTCAGATCGACACGCTGACGGTCACCGGCTACATGACCCACAACTGCGATGCATCGACCATCAACCACGCGGTTCACTTGGGGCTCAGCGTCGAATTTCTGCACGACGCGACGGGTTCGGTGCCGTATGAGAACAGTGCGGGTTTCGCCAGCGCGCAGGACATCCACCGGGTGTTCAGCGTGGTACTGCAGTCGCGCTTCGCGGCGGTGGCGAGCACGGACGAGTGGATCTCGGCAGTGCAGAGTGGGGCGCCGTTGGAGCGGGACAATATCTATGCGTCCAACCAGAAGGCAAGGGCCACGCGGGCCGCGGCGTAA
- a CDS encoding efflux RND transporter permease subunit, which yields MAKFFIDRPIFAWVIAIILMLAGIASVFTLPIAQYPTIAPPAVQISATYPGASAKTVENTVTQVIEQQMSGLDHLLYLSSTSDDSGTATITLTFAAGTNPDIAQVQVQNKLQLATPLLPQAVQQLGTKVTKSSSSFLLVMAFVSEDGSMNKYDLANYVASNIQDPVSRIDGVGTVTLFGSQYAMRIWLDANKLTNFGLTPVDVETALQAQNVQVAGGSLGGTPSVPGQVLQATITEATLLNTPEQFGDVLLKVNPDGSRVRIKDVGRIELGGENYNFDTKYNGQPTAGFGIQLATGANALATAKAVRAKVAELSKYFPHGLVVQYPYDTTPFVRLSIEEVVKTLLEGIVLVFLVMYLFLQNLRATLIPTIAVPVVLLGTFAVMGLVGFSINTLSMFGLVLAIGLLVDDAIVVVENVERVMQEEGLSPRDATRKAMDQITGALVGVALVLSAVFVPVAFSGGSVGAIYRQFSLTIVAAMVLSVLVALILTPALCATILKPIEKGHQERTTGFFGWFNRTFNKSRDKYHSGVHHVIKRSGRWLIIYMVVIFAVGLLFVKLPKSFLPDEDQGTMFVLVQTPSGSTQETTARALKDVSDYLLNTEKSIVESTFTVNGFSFAGRGQNAGLVFVRMKDYSQRQHSDQKVQALVGRLFMHFGSYKNALVYPVNPPSIPELGTAAGFDFELQDRAGVGHEKLMEARNMLLGMAAKDPTLAQVRPNGLNDTPQFKVDIDHEKASALGVSLSAIDQTFSIAWASQYVNNFLDTDGRIKKVYLQGDAPFRMKPEDLNAWYVRNTAGGMVPFSSFASGTWTYGSPKLERYNGISAVEIQGAAAPGKSTGQAMTAMEALVTKLPAGVGYEWTGLSLQERQSGSQAPILYGISILVVFLCLAALYESWSIPFSVIMVVPLGVIGALLAATLRGLENDVFFQVGLLTTVGLSAKNAILIVEFARELQQGEGMGPIEAALEAARLRLRPILMTSLAFILGVMPLAISNGAGSASQHAIGTGVIGGMLTATFLAIFMIPMFFVVIRAKFGGEKEDPDEALAHYNQHHPHDPQGGGSTGGSADEGSGKDGH from the coding sequence ATGGCAAAGTTCTTCATTGATCGCCCGATTTTTGCATGGGTGATCGCCATTATTCTGATGCTCGCGGGTATCGCGTCGGTCTTCACGTTGCCGATCGCGCAGTACCCGACCATCGCGCCGCCGGCCGTGCAGATCAGCGCAACGTACCCGGGCGCATCGGCGAAGACGGTGGAAAACACCGTCACGCAGGTGATCGAGCAGCAGATGAGTGGTCTCGACCACTTGCTGTATCTGTCGTCCACCTCGGACGACTCGGGTACGGCCACAATTACGCTGACGTTCGCGGCCGGCACCAATCCTGACATCGCGCAGGTGCAGGTGCAGAACAAGCTGCAGCTGGCCACGCCGCTCCTGCCGCAAGCCGTGCAGCAGTTGGGCACCAAGGTCACGAAGTCGAGCAGCAGCTTCCTGCTGGTCATGGCGTTCGTGTCCGAAGACGGCAGCATGAACAAGTACGACCTGGCGAACTACGTCGCGTCGAACATTCAGGATCCGGTCAGCCGTATCGACGGCGTGGGCACGGTAACGCTGTTCGGCTCGCAGTACGCCATGCGGATCTGGCTGGACGCGAACAAGCTGACCAACTTCGGCCTCACGCCGGTAGACGTCGAAACCGCGTTGCAAGCGCAGAACGTGCAGGTCGCGGGCGGTTCGCTCGGCGGCACGCCGTCGGTGCCGGGCCAGGTGTTGCAGGCCACCATCACGGAAGCCACGCTGCTCAATACGCCTGAACAGTTTGGCGACGTGCTCCTCAAGGTGAACCCGGACGGTTCGCGGGTCCGTATCAAGGACGTGGGCCGCATCGAACTGGGTGGCGAAAACTACAACTTCGACACCAAGTACAACGGTCAGCCGACGGCCGGCTTTGGTATTCAGCTCGCTACCGGCGCGAATGCGCTCGCTACCGCCAAGGCGGTGCGCGCGAAGGTCGCCGAACTGTCGAAGTACTTCCCGCACGGTCTGGTGGTGCAGTACCCGTACGACACCACGCCGTTCGTGCGGCTGTCGATCGAAGAAGTGGTCAAGACGCTGCTCGAAGGTATCGTGCTGGTGTTCCTGGTCATGTACCTGTTCCTGCAGAACCTGCGCGCCACGCTGATCCCGACGATCGCCGTGCCGGTGGTGCTGCTGGGCACGTTCGCGGTCATGGGCCTGGTGGGCTTCTCGATCAACACGCTGTCCATGTTCGGGCTGGTGCTGGCCATCGGCTTGCTGGTGGACGATGCGATCGTGGTGGTGGAAAACGTCGAGCGGGTGATGCAGGAGGAGGGCTTATCGCCTCGCGATGCAACCCGCAAGGCCATGGATCAGATTACCGGCGCGCTGGTCGGCGTCGCGCTCGTGCTGTCGGCGGTGTTCGTGCCGGTGGCGTTCTCGGGCGGTTCGGTCGGCGCGATTTACCGGCAGTTCTCGCTGACGATCGTGGCGGCCATGGTGCTGTCCGTGCTGGTCGCGTTGATTCTGACGCCGGCATTGTGCGCGACGATTCTCAAGCCGATCGAGAAGGGGCATCAGGAAAGAACCACCGGTTTCTTCGGCTGGTTCAACCGCACCTTCAACAAGAGCCGCGACAAGTATCACTCGGGCGTGCACCACGTGATCAAGCGCTCGGGCCGTTGGCTGATCATCTATATGGTGGTGATCTTCGCGGTCGGCCTGCTGTTCGTGAAGTTGCCGAAGTCGTTCCTGCCTGACGAAGACCAGGGCACGATGTTCGTGCTGGTGCAAACGCCGTCGGGCTCGACGCAGGAAACCACGGCGCGCGCGTTGAAGGACGTGTCCGACTATCTGCTCAACACCGAGAAGAGCATCGTCGAATCGACCTTCACCGTGAACGGCTTCAGCTTCGCCGGTCGCGGCCAGAACGCGGGCCTCGTGTTCGTGCGGATGAAGGATTACTCGCAACGTCAGCACTCGGATCAGAAGGTGCAGGCGTTGGTGGGCCGTCTCTTCATGCACTTCGGCAGCTACAAGAACGCGCTGGTGTATCCGGTGAATCCGCCGTCGATTCCTGAACTCGGCACGGCCGCGGGCTTCGACTTCGAATTGCAGGATCGCGCGGGCGTCGGTCACGAAAAGCTGATGGAAGCACGCAACATGTTGCTGGGCATGGCGGCGAAAGATCCGACGCTGGCTCAGGTGCGTCCGAACGGCTTGAACGACACGCCGCAGTTCAAGGTGGATATCGACCACGAGAAGGCTTCGGCGCTCGGCGTGTCGCTGTCCGCGATCGACCAGACGTTCTCGATCGCGTGGGCGTCGCAGTACGTGAACAACTTCCTCGATACCGACGGCCGGATCAAGAAGGTGTATCTGCAAGGCGATGCTCCGTTCCGTATGAAGCCGGAAGACCTGAACGCGTGGTACGTGCGCAATACCGCGGGTGGCATGGTGCCGTTCTCGTCGTTCGCCAGCGGCACGTGGACCTACGGTTCGCCGAAGCTGGAACGCTACAACGGTATTTCCGCGGTGGAAATCCAGGGCGCGGCGGCACCGGGCAAGTCGACCGGTCAGGCCATGACGGCCATGGAAGCGCTCGTGACGAAGCTGCCGGCGGGTGTCGGCTACGAGTGGACGGGTCTGTCGCTGCAGGAACGCCAGTCCGGTTCGCAGGCGCCGATTCTGTACGGCATCTCGATCCTCGTCGTGTTCCTGTGTCTCGCGGCGCTGTATGAAAGCTGGTCGATCCCGTTCTCGGTGATCATGGTGGTGCCGCTCGGCGTGATCGGCGCACTGCTGGCCGCTACGCTGCGCGGACTCGAGAACGACGTGTTCTTCCAGGTGGGTCTGCTGACCACGGTGGGTCTGTCGGCGAAGAACGCGATTCTGATCGTGGAATTCGCCCGCGAGCTGCAGCAGGGTGAGGGCATGGGGCCGATCGAGGCTGCGCTGGAAGCAGCGCGTCTGCGGTTGCGTCCGATTCTGATGACCTCGCTCGCGTTCATTCTCGGCGTGATGCCGCTCGCGATCAGTAACGGCGCGGGTTCGGCTAGCCAGCACGCGATCGGTACCGGCGTGATCGGCGGGATGTTGACGGCGACCTTCCTCGCCATTTTCATGATCCCAATGTTCTTCGTCGTGATCCGCGCGAAATTCGGCGGTGAGAAGGAAGACCCGGATGAGGCGCTCGCACACTACAACCAGCACCATCCGCATGATCCGCAAGGCGGCGGTTCAACTGGCGGGTCGGCGGATGAAGGCTCGGGCAAGGACGGACATTGA
- a CDS encoding TetR family transcriptional regulator — MVRRTKEEALETRNSILDAAERVFFEKGVSRTSLADIAQAAGVTRGAIYWHFAHKSDLFTEMFDRVLLPLDELKAASQDPNEPDPLGRLMEICTVCLRDTANDPRRRRVFDILFLKCELVEEMGPVMVRYQTNMREGLKKIEGGLRNALSKGQLPADLDTKLAAAMVHAFVSGSLRDMLFLPDATDFGAHAAQMVEGMFDALKLSPALRNGRTQRSGGG; from the coding sequence ATGGTCAGAAGAACCAAAGAAGAAGCGCTGGAGACGCGCAACAGTATTCTCGACGCAGCCGAACGGGTTTTCTTCGAGAAAGGCGTATCGCGCACGTCGCTTGCCGACATCGCGCAGGCCGCCGGCGTCACACGGGGTGCCATCTACTGGCACTTCGCGCATAAAAGCGATCTGTTCACTGAAATGTTCGACCGCGTGCTTTTGCCGCTGGACGAACTCAAAGCCGCCTCGCAAGATCCCAACGAGCCCGATCCGCTTGGGCGTCTGATGGAAATCTGCACAGTCTGTCTGCGCGACACCGCCAACGATCCGCGTCGCCGGCGCGTGTTCGACATCCTGTTTCTGAAATGCGAGCTGGTCGAGGAAATGGGTCCGGTGATGGTCCGCTATCAGACCAACATGCGCGAAGGGCTCAAAAAAATCGAAGGCGGTCTGCGCAACGCCCTCTCCAAAGGGCAACTGCCCGCGGATCTGGATACAAAGCTGGCGGCGGCGATGGTGCATGCGTTTGTCAGCGGTTCGCTGCGCGACATGCTGTTTCTGCCCGACGCCACGGATTTCGGCGCCCATGCCGCGCAGATGGTCGAAGGCATGTTCGACGCGCTGAAGCTGAGCCCGGCGTTGCGCAACGGACGTACACAGCGGAGCGGCGGCGGTTAG